One window of the Shewanella maritima genome contains the following:
- a CDS encoding polysaccharide lyase family 7 protein, which yields MRKTTTVVFLTLGFALYGCGGSSGGEPSPGPEPSPGTCPECDWNIEQWKLTLPISRDDFYGSGGDSAAELIPADCSGKQTLSNDTRLDYFWVDSNDKRAHFYVNLGDKGATTTNSNYVRSELRELYNYQTSNRCSSSNQNWAINNSHTLSSELQIEQYPQISGIAPKVILGQIHGYEIKQALVKLLWEGENTPVRVIFNDKFEPNNETCSDCQSFSVDLGTVKAHDNWRYDIHADKQAITVSTTINGVITSKELPWGVPVEANDGDKYTLTKDWLNETFYFKAGIYPQIKPDTQYQNQIFEVSFNKINIEHK from the coding sequence ATGAGAAAAACGACAACAGTAGTATTCCTTACTCTTGGTTTTGCTTTATATGGATGTGGCGGTTCCAGCGGTGGAGAACCTAGTCCTGGGCCAGAACCCTCTCCTGGCACCTGCCCAGAATGCGATTGGAATATTGAGCAATGGAAGTTAACCCTGCCAATTAGTCGCGACGACTTTTACGGCAGCGGTGGCGATAGCGCCGCAGAGCTTATCCCTGCTGACTGCTCAGGCAAACAAACCTTATCTAACGACACTCGCCTCGACTATTTTTGGGTCGACAGCAATGACAAGCGCGCACACTTCTACGTCAACCTGGGTGATAAAGGGGCAACCACGACTAATTCTAACTATGTGCGCTCAGAGCTAAGAGAGTTATACAACTACCAAACGAGTAATCGCTGCAGCAGTAGCAATCAAAACTGGGCTATTAATAACAGCCATACTTTAAGTAGCGAGTTGCAAATTGAGCAGTACCCACAAATCAGCGGCATTGCTCCTAAAGTTATTCTCGGGCAAATCCACGGCTATGAAATCAAGCAAGCACTGGTAAAGCTGTTATGGGAAGGGGAAAACACACCGGTTCGGGTGATCTTCAATGACAAGTTTGAACCTAATAATGAAACCTGTAGTGACTGCCAGTCATTTAGTGTTGACCTTGGCACAGTCAAAGCCCACGACAACTGGCGCTATGACATCCACGCCGACAAACAAGCAATTACTGTATCGACCACCATTAATGGTGTCATCACGAGTAAAGAGCTGCCATGGGGTGTGCCAGTAGAAGCAAACGACGGTGATAAATACACCTTAACCAAAGACTGGCTTAACGAGACCTTTTATTTCAAAGCGGGGATCTATCCGCAAATAAAGCCAGACACTCAATATCAAAACCAGATATTTGAGGTGTCGTTCAACAAGATCAACATAGAACACAAATAG